A portion of the Bifidobacterium sp. ESL0800 genome contains these proteins:
- a CDS encoding TRAM domain-containing protein — protein MQATVRIERYADQGRCVAHIDGRVVFVRFALPGELDTIELDEPHDRDDRFWTGEVVDVVEASENRAEPLWPLAGPLAAGGGVGGADLIHVSLPGQLKWKSAVITDQMRRMGHLDIDEVPVTRMDGDNDEKGLHWRTRIELIADEEGRASMRRRASHTRVRIDTMPLASRALLAVARDRKLWDEQFEPGAKIRVAVPEPRDIHTSRVSNKTLLEAIGDNFAITVNGHLHAGSKRLKEVVDVDGKRYKYGVEADGFWQVHRMAPPTLVKYVMRLVSQELSGVQSATLWDLFSGSGLFTVPLAKTFGHTRMLSVEGGRMAVRNAERNLHIAKDANVTALQGDVSHCLRRVPEELANPNIVVLDPPRAGAKAQVCRQLAEAGAHSIIYIACDPTSLARDTATLTKLGYGLKSIQAFDIYPMTHHVETVALFARNGE, from the coding sequence ATGCAAGCCACAGTACGTATCGAACGTTACGCCGATCAGGGGCGCTGCGTCGCCCATATCGACGGCCGGGTGGTTTTCGTGCGTTTCGCGCTGCCCGGCGAACTGGACACCATCGAACTCGACGAGCCGCACGATCGTGACGACCGTTTCTGGACCGGCGAGGTCGTCGACGTCGTGGAGGCTTCTGAGAACCGTGCCGAGCCGCTGTGGCCGTTGGCCGGTCCTCTGGCTGCCGGCGGGGGAGTCGGCGGCGCCGATCTGATCCACGTCTCGCTGCCCGGCCAGCTCAAATGGAAATCCGCCGTGATCACCGATCAGATGCGACGCATGGGTCATCTCGACATCGATGAGGTGCCGGTCACCCGCATGGACGGAGACAACGACGAAAAAGGCCTGCACTGGCGCACCCGCATCGAGCTGATCGCCGACGAGGAAGGTCGTGCCTCGATGCGTCGTCGGGCCTCGCATACGCGTGTACGCATCGATACGATGCCTTTGGCCAGCCGCGCGTTGCTGGCCGTCGCCCGCGACCGGAAACTCTGGGACGAGCAGTTTGAGCCCGGCGCCAAAATTCGCGTCGCGGTTCCCGAACCCCGCGATATCCATACTTCCCGTGTGTCGAACAAAACGTTGCTTGAGGCCATCGGCGACAATTTCGCCATCACGGTCAATGGCCATCTGCACGCCGGCTCCAAGCGTTTGAAGGAAGTCGTGGATGTGGACGGCAAGCGCTACAAGTACGGCGTCGAGGCCGACGGGTTCTGGCAGGTGCACCGCATGGCCCCGCCGACGCTGGTCAAATATGTGATGAGGCTGGTCAGCCAGGAGCTTTCCGGCGTGCAATCCGCCACGCTCTGGGACCTGTTCTCCGGTTCCGGTCTCTTCACGGTGCCGTTGGCCAAGACCTTCGGTCATACCAGAATGCTGTCCGTGGAAGGCGGGCGCATGGCCGTGCGCAACGCCGAACGCAACCTGCATATCGCCAAGGACGCCAATGTCACCGCGCTGCAGGGCGACGTTTCCCATTGCCTGCGTCGTGTGCCCGAAGAACTTGCGAATCCCAATATCGTCGTGCTCGACCCGCCGCGTGCCGGAGCCAAGGCGCAGGTCTGCCGTCAGCTGGCCGAGGCGGGTGCGCACTCAATCATCTATATCGCCTGCGACCCGACCAGCCTCGCCCGCGACACGGCCACGCTGACCAAGTTGGGTTATGGCCTCAAATCGATTCAGGCGTTCGACATCTACCCGATGACCCATCACGTCGAGACCGTGGCGTTGTTCGCCCGTAACGGCGAGTGA
- a CDS encoding DUF3159 domain-containing protein, whose amino-acid sequence MSDTKKRQGLAALAAAGNGEDFSVIDAIGGIRGVIESMLPGFVFVVMFVVTSDLKATIIVSAVLAVLLVLVRLVQRQTVLGALAGLISIAICLIWAWNTHEARNYYMYGFITNAVYIVVLAITLAIRVPGVGFLVEFIRSLPTEHLRAWLADWRGDKKLMRAYDIVTAMWIGVFALRLVVQVPLYLTNHVTWLGTTRLLMGLPFWALAIWVSYLLIADPMRHHPKFKSDDEGDDGDDGEDGNVVGNAIADGANAGVNAADSEKTVSAEK is encoded by the coding sequence ATGAGCGACACCAAAAAACGTCAGGGATTGGCGGCACTGGCCGCTGCCGGGAACGGCGAGGATTTCTCCGTCATCGATGCCATCGGCGGGATTCGCGGAGTCATCGAATCGATGCTGCCTGGTTTCGTCTTCGTGGTCATGTTCGTTGTCACCTCGGATCTTAAAGCGACGATTATCGTCTCGGCGGTGCTTGCCGTGCTTCTGGTGCTGGTGCGCCTTGTGCAGCGGCAGACGGTGCTCGGCGCGTTGGCCGGGCTGATTTCCATCGCCATCTGCCTGATCTGGGCATGGAACACGCACGAGGCCCGCAACTATTACATGTACGGATTCATCACCAATGCCGTTTACATCGTGGTATTGGCGATCACCCTGGCCATTCGGGTGCCGGGGGTTGGTTTTCTGGTTGAATTCATCCGTTCTCTGCCCACCGAGCATCTTCGTGCCTGGCTTGCCGATTGGCGAGGCGACAAGAAACTTATGCGTGCCTACGACATCGTCACGGCCATGTGGATCGGCGTGTTCGCGCTGCGGCTGGTGGTGCAGGTGCCGCTGTATCTGACCAATCACGTTACCTGGCTGGGCACCACGCGTCTTTTGATGGGCCTGCCATTTTGGGCGCTGGCGATCTGGGTTTCCTACCTTCTGATTGCCGATCCGATGAGGCATCATCCCAAGTTCAAGTCTGACGATGAAGGGGATGATGGTGACGATGGCGAAGACGGAAACGTTGTCGGCAATGCCATCGCAGATGGTGCAAACGCCGGGGTGAATGCCGCCGATTCGGAGAAGACGGTATCCGCCGAAAAATGA
- a CDS encoding DUF3710 domain-containing protein, producing MGLFGFGKKKHREDEDEAEVKDTEAQGEAADSGVDDNGTDAENVSNENTEMEGSEDEADAVEDHKVPDEPSEAYPDRGELYGPWDIEEEKAPNYDEYLDMGAYYLPFMQGIELRVKANRASGQVLGCTISYKTSSLEIEALAAPKTLSLWGGVSDDLLAANPNASKEPGVFGTEIKLPVVVKGGKKLITRIVGVDGPRWMLRGIFSGRAATHPESPETKALNQFFSDIVVDRGEEPLAPRDLIPMHAPVSPEERRKADEAAAEADKDGKDHKIPKRIKGPFVADQQTEVQTTISRGPMFSELR from the coding sequence ATGGGATTGTTCGGATTCGGCAAAAAGAAGCATCGCGAAGACGAGGATGAAGCCGAGGTCAAGGATACCGAAGCACAGGGCGAGGCCGCTGATTCCGGGGTTGACGATAACGGCACTGATGCCGAAAACGTAAGCAATGAGAACACGGAGATGGAGGGGAGTGAGGACGAGGCAGATGCCGTCGAGGACCACAAGGTTCCCGACGAGCCGAGCGAGGCCTATCCCGACCGTGGTGAGCTTTACGGGCCGTGGGACATCGAAGAGGAAAAAGCCCCGAATTACGACGAGTATCTTGACATGGGCGCCTATTATCTGCCGTTCATGCAGGGCATCGAACTGAGGGTCAAGGCCAACCGTGCCAGCGGCCAGGTGCTTGGCTGCACCATTTCCTACAAGACCTCCAGCCTGGAGATCGAAGCGCTCGCGGCTCCCAAGACCCTGAGTCTTTGGGGCGGGGTTAGTGACGATCTGCTGGCCGCCAACCCGAACGCGAGCAAGGAACCGGGCGTTTTCGGCACGGAAATCAAGTTGCCGGTCGTCGTCAAGGGCGGCAAAAAGCTGATTACCCGTATCGTCGGTGTCGATGGGCCGCGTTGGATGCTTCGCGGCATCTTCTCCGGTCGTGCCGCCACTCATCCGGAAAGCCCGGAGACCAAGGCTTTGAACCAGTTCTTCTCCGATATCGTGGTCGACCGTGGTGAAGAGCCGCTGGCACCGCGCGACCTGATCCCGATGCATGCGCCGGTTTCGCCTGAAGAGCGGCGCAAGGCCGACGAAGCGGCCGCCGAGGCCGACAAGGACGGTAAGGACCACAAGATTCCCAAGCGGATCAAGGGCCCGTTCGTCGCCGACCAGCAGACCGAGGTGCAGACCACGATCTCGCGTGGCCCGATGTTCTCGGAATTGCGCTGA
- a CDS encoding exodeoxyribonuclease III encodes MSITVTTSNLNGIRAAKRKGVLDWAEARIPDIWCMQEVRAPQEEIDPIFERMADGYEKAGKVSQADNLGRMDEVCRIKGRAGVGLLSDLKIEEQRYGLMDLSEDVDSGRWIEADVTTPSGMKLTVASVYVHAGNTDDPNKMTQKYRFLDRMLERMAQLRDEAEKGGRQALLCGDMNIAHTPLDIKNAKANEKHSGFLPEERAYVDKWLDPAQYGFVDVMRKLAGDVQGPYTWWSQRGRAFDNNVGWRIDYQLATPGLAEKAMSFDIDRAPSYDTRWSDHAPLSVVYDI; translated from the coding sequence ATGAGCATAACAGTGACTACTTCGAATCTGAACGGTATCCGTGCGGCCAAACGCAAGGGCGTGCTTGACTGGGCCGAGGCCCGCATCCCCGACATCTGGTGCATGCAGGAGGTCCGTGCGCCGCAGGAGGAAATCGACCCGATTTTCGAGCGCATGGCGGATGGATATGAGAAGGCCGGCAAGGTCTCGCAGGCTGATAATCTTGGCCGTATGGACGAGGTCTGCCGTATCAAGGGGCGTGCCGGTGTCGGCCTGTTGAGTGACCTCAAGATCGAAGAGCAGCGCTACGGGCTGATGGACTTAAGCGAGGACGTCGATTCCGGCCGCTGGATCGAGGCCGATGTCACCACGCCGTCGGGCATGAAGCTCACCGTCGCCAGCGTCTACGTACACGCGGGCAACACCGATGATCCGAACAAGATGACGCAGAAATACCGCTTCCTCGACCGCATGCTCGAACGCATGGCCCAGCTGCGCGACGAGGCCGAAAAAGGCGGCCGTCAGGCGCTGCTGTGCGGCGATATGAACATCGCCCACACCCCGTTGGACATCAAGAACGCCAAAGCCAACGAGAAACATTCCGGCTTCCTCCCCGAAGAACGTGCGTATGTCGACAAATGGCTCGACCCGGCGCAATATGGCTTCGTCGATGTGATGCGAAAGCTGGCCGGGGACGTGCAGGGGCCGTATACCTGGTGGAGCCAGCGCGGTCGCGCCTTCGACAACAACGTCGGCTGGAGGATCGACTATCAGCTCGCCACTCCGGGCCTGGCCGAGAAGGCTATGTCCTTCGATATCGACCGTGCGCCAAGCTACGACACCCGTTGGTCCGATCATGCGCCATTGAGTGTGGTCTACGACATCTAG
- a CDS encoding ABC transporter ATP-binding protein, with protein MSEMNSKSEKNEKLFEMQREQGPILEVKDLKVDFTTGDKRAVHAVRDASFNVYPGQWVAIVGESGSGKSTSAMAVLGLLPGTGHVVDGSIKLEGEEISGYTRKQYEQLLGDKMGLVPQDPMSNLNPVWRIGTQVEEALKANHMDISHEKRSKLAKALAGGEVAVKSEDDETFIGSKELPDLLKAAEVALGEAGVNADKAQKKMDYFKQEWVPGSETRWRVADDLIKAGVNDDKAWSIAKKYVLGSTMTDRISGLLQEAGLPDAATRARQYPHEFSGGMLQRALIAIGLACRPDLLIADEPTSALDVTVQKRILDHLHTLTDELGTAVLFITHDLGLAAERAQQIVVMYKGQVVESGPSLEVLQHPQHPYTKRLVAAAPSLASQRIISAKEHGENAENLMEHHVKGEETLEKSEHIITVSHLTKEFKLPRKKEMFKAVDDVSFSVKRGTTLAIVGESGSGKSTVANMVLKLLKPTSGTVTYEGKDISEFEGKSLLDFRRHVQPVFQNPYGSLDPMYSIYRSIEEPLRIHKIGDRKSREQRVRELLDLVKMPQSVMQRYPNELSGGQRQRIAVARAMALNPDVIVCDEAVSALDVLVQDQVLQLLNDLQAERGLSYLFITHDLAVVRQIADEVVVMQKGRLVEHATTDEVFDHPQQQYTKDLLDAIPGGHLQLGLD; from the coding sequence ATGAGCGAAATGAACAGCAAAAGCGAAAAGAACGAAAAACTCTTTGAAATGCAGCGCGAGCAGGGGCCGATCCTTGAGGTCAAAGACCTGAAGGTCGACTTCACCACCGGCGACAAGCGTGCGGTGCATGCCGTACGCGATGCCTCCTTCAATGTCTACCCCGGCCAGTGGGTCGCGATCGTAGGCGAATCCGGTTCCGGCAAATCCACTTCCGCCATGGCGGTCTTGGGTCTGCTCCCCGGCACCGGTCACGTTGTGGACGGCTCCATCAAGCTGGAAGGCGAGGAGATCTCCGGCTATACGCGCAAACAGTATGAGCAGCTCTTGGGCGACAAGATGGGCTTGGTCCCGCAGGATCCGATGAGCAACCTCAACCCCGTCTGGCGCATCGGCACCCAGGTCGAAGAGGCTCTGAAGGCCAACCACATGGACATCTCCCACGAGAAGCGTTCGAAGCTGGCCAAGGCTTTGGCCGGCGGAGAAGTCGCGGTCAAGAGCGAGGACGATGAGACCTTCATCGGCTCCAAGGAGCTTCCTGACCTTCTGAAGGCCGCCGAGGTCGCGCTTGGCGAAGCCGGCGTGAATGCCGACAAAGCCCAAAAGAAGATGGACTATTTCAAGCAGGAATGGGTTCCGGGTTCCGAGACCCGTTGGCGCGTGGCCGATGACCTGATCAAGGCCGGGGTCAACGACGACAAGGCTTGGAGTATCGCCAAGAAGTATGTGCTCGGCAGCACCATGACCGACCGTATCTCCGGTCTGTTGCAAGAGGCCGGGCTGCCTGACGCGGCCACCCGTGCCCGTCAGTACCCGCATGAGTTCTCCGGCGGCATGCTGCAGCGTGCGCTGATTGCCATCGGCCTGGCCTGCCGGCCTGACCTGCTGATCGCCGACGAGCCCACCAGTGCCCTCGACGTCACCGTGCAGAAGAGGATTCTCGACCATCTGCACACCCTGACCGACGAGCTTGGCACCGCAGTGCTCTTCATCACCCATGATCTGGGTCTGGCCGCCGAACGCGCCCAGCAGATCGTCGTGATGTACAAGGGCCAGGTCGTCGAATCCGGCCCGTCACTCGAGGTGCTTCAGCATCCGCAGCATCCCTACACCAAGCGTCTGGTGGCCGCGGCCCCGTCGCTGGCCTCGCAGCGCATCATCTCCGCCAAGGAGCACGGCGAGAACGCCGAAAACCTGATGGAGCATCACGTCAAGGGCGAGGAAACGCTCGAGAAGAGCGAGCACATCATCACGGTGAGCCACTTGACCAAGGAATTCAAGCTGCCGCGCAAAAAAGAGATGTTCAAGGCTGTCGACGACGTATCGTTCTCGGTCAAGCGCGGCACGACCTTGGCGATTGTGGGCGAATCAGGTTCGGGCAAGTCCACCGTGGCCAACATGGTGCTGAAGCTCCTGAAGCCCACCAGCGGCACGGTGACCTACGAAGGCAAGGACATCAGCGAGTTCGAGGGCAAATCGCTGCTCGACTTCCGCAGGCATGTCCAGCCGGTCTTCCAGAACCCGTATGGTTCGCTCGACCCGATGTATTCCATCTACCGCTCCATCGAGGAGCCGCTGCGCATCCACAAGATCGGCGACAGGAAGAGCCGCGAACAGCGCGTCCGCGAGCTGCTTGATCTGGTGAAGATGCCGCAGTCGGTGATGCAGCGTTATCCGAACGAACTTTCCGGCGGCCAGCGCCAACGCATCGCCGTCGCACGTGCCATGGCACTGAACCCGGACGTCATCGTCTGCGACGAGGCCGTTTCCGCCCTCGACGTATTGGTACAGGATCAGGTGTTGCAGCTGCTGAACGATCTGCAGGCCGAGCGCGGATTGAGCTACCTCTTCATCACCCACGATCTGGCTGTGGTCCGTCAGATCGCCGATGAGGTCGTGGTGATGCAGAAGGGCAGGCTCGTCGAGCATGCCACCACCGACGAGGTCTTCGATCATCCGCAGCAGCAGTACACCAAGGATCTGCTCGATGCGATCCCCGGTGGTCATCTGCAGCTCGGTCTGGACTGA
- a CDS encoding ABC transporter permease — translation MSETTTNTTMADSRVLPGQERYVAPPDAVKLQEVDSVDESAPATSMWADAWRTLRKNPLFIVSAILILCVIFVALFPGVFTHQNPNFCQLDHSLEKGSAGHPFGYDTQGCDVFTRTVYGTRTSLSVGILTTLLVMVVGSLIGALAGFFGGWIDAVLSRFTDIFMAIPLLLGAIVVLQMFRTSGSVWKIVLVLTLFGWTQTARISRGAVMETKNLEFNTASTALGSTPWRNLMRHILPNSMASIIVVTTTSLGTYIVSEATLSFLGIGLPTTTVSWGGDISNAQTILRTDPSVLFYPSAALAITVLAFIMMGDAVKDALDPKSRTA, via the coding sequence ATGAGCGAAACAACAACAAATACAACCATGGCCGATTCCCGTGTGCTTCCAGGGCAGGAGCGGTACGTGGCACCGCCGGATGCCGTCAAGCTGCAGGAAGTCGATTCGGTCGACGAATCCGCACCTGCCACCAGCATGTGGGCCGATGCGTGGAGAACGCTGCGCAAGAACCCGCTGTTCATCGTTTCGGCGATACTGATCCTCTGCGTCATCTTCGTGGCGCTGTTCCCGGGTGTCTTCACCCACCAGAACCCCAACTTCTGCCAGCTGGACCATTCCCTGGAAAAGGGCAGCGCCGGTCATCCCTTCGGCTATGACACCCAGGGCTGCGACGTCTTCACCCGTACCGTCTACGGCACCCGCACCTCGCTTTCCGTCGGCATTCTGACCACGCTGCTCGTGATGGTCGTCGGCTCGCTGATCGGAGCCCTCGCCGGCTTCTTCGGCGGCTGGATCGATGCGGTGCTGAGCCGTTTCACCGATATCTTCATGGCCATCCCGCTGCTGCTCGGCGCCATCGTGGTGCTGCAGATGTTCCGCACCTCCGGTTCGGTTTGGAAGATCGTGCTAGTGCTGACACTGTTCGGTTGGACGCAGACCGCGCGAATCTCGCGAGGGGCGGTGATGGAGACCAAGAACCTCGAGTTCAACACCGCTTCCACCGCTTTGGGTTCGACTCCCTGGCGCAACCTGATGCGGCACATTCTCCCCAATTCCATGGCCTCGATCATCGTGGTGACCACCACATCGCTCGGGACCTACATCGTCTCCGAGGCGACCCTGAGCTTCCTTGGCATCGGCCTGCCGACCACGACCGTGAGCTGGGGCGGCGACATCTCCAACGCGCAGACTATTCTGCGCACCGATCCCTCCGTCCTCTTCTATCCGTCGGCCGCGCTGGCCATCACGGTGCTCGCCTTCATCATGATGGGCGACGCCGTCAAGGACGCGCTTGACCCCAAGAGCCGTACGGCGTGA
- a CDS encoding ABC transporter permease produces MGKYLLRRILQMIPVVLGTTLLVYALVFALPGDPVKAMFGDKPVNAAVAAQIRAEYNLDKPFIIQYLLFLKNALTLNFGNTFSGQPVIDEIGRAFPVTIRLALMAFVFEAVFGVIFGIISGLKKGKWYDSVILIVSLLLISVPTFVTGFLAQYFLGVKWRLLPVTAGSDPGFLDLLMPAMVLGSVSMAYIIRLTRSEVSSNIAEDYVRTARAKGMSNRSVIVRHVLRNSLIPVVTYLGQDLGALMGGAMISETIFNVHGIGFLTYQSILKGESNMVVSIVTLLTLIFVVCNLIVDMLYAALDPRIRYA; encoded by the coding sequence ATGGGCAAGTATCTTCTGCGCCGTATTCTGCAGATGATCCCCGTGGTTCTCGGCACAACGTTGTTGGTTTACGCCCTCGTCTTCGCGCTTCCCGGTGATCCGGTGAAGGCGATGTTCGGCGACAAACCGGTCAATGCTGCGGTCGCGGCCCAGATTCGCGCGGAGTATAACCTCGATAAGCCATTCATCATCCAATATCTGCTGTTTCTGAAGAATGCGCTGACACTGAACTTCGGCAACACATTCTCCGGACAGCCGGTCATCGACGAGATAGGCAGGGCCTTCCCGGTGACCATCAGGCTGGCGTTGATGGCCTTCGTCTTCGAAGCCGTTTTCGGTGTCATCTTCGGCATCATCTCGGGACTGAAAAAGGGCAAGTGGTACGATTCCGTCATCCTGATCGTCTCCCTGCTTCTGATTTCCGTGCCGACCTTCGTCACCGGCTTCCTGGCGCAGTACTTCCTCGGCGTCAAGTGGCGTCTGCTGCCGGTCACCGCGGGCAGCGATCCCGGCTTTCTCGACCTGCTGATGCCGGCCATGGTGCTTGGTTCGGTTTCGATGGCCTATATCATCAGACTGACGCGTTCCGAGGTCTCCTCGAACATCGCCGAGGACTATGTGCGTACCGCCCGGGCCAAAGGCATGAGCAACCGATCGGTGATCGTCCGTCACGTGCTGCGTAATTCCCTGATTCCCGTGGTCACCTATCTGGGCCAGGATCTGGGAGCGCTGATGGGCGGCGCGATGATCTCGGAGACCATCTTCAACGTCCACGGCATCGGCTTCCTGACCTATCAGAGCATCCTCAAGGGCGAAAGCAACATGGTCGTTTCCATCGTCACGCTGCTGACCCTGATCTTCGTGGTATGCAACCTGATTGTCGATATGCTTTACGCGGCTCTCGATCCGCGCATCAGGTACGCGTGA
- a CDS encoding ABC transporter substrate-binding protein, giving the protein MKKRMLAFAALTCSLAMVLAGCGASNTAGSEDGNGVITAFDTEPQNLLVPGNTNESGGARPGTLLFAGLVSFDAKGKASNEVAQSIESNANATQYTVKLKPGWKFSDGTPVTSKSFTRAWSYVANVKNAQKCSSFLSTVQGYDDLQKAGSLKGDEQLSGLKDVDDSTFTVTMSKPDATFPIKVGYLAFAPLPESFYKDPKAFGNAPIGNGPYKLEGWNHNTEIRLVRNKLYKGNVKPKNEGVTFKIYTKVDAAYADVQGNNLDVLDTVPTADAKSFKTDQNVQAYNQPGSIIQMFTIPSNLPHFVSGTQEGTLRRQAISKAIDRQGIIDKVLNGTGTQPVDFTSPKTPGFSKGLKGKDNLVYNAAKAKELWAKADAISKDNDKFTISYNSDGPYKAIYDAMVNSIKNTLGIDVAADPMPTFQEFRNAVDKRSIKGGFRSGWQPDYPSAENYLFQEYDSAAAHGSGSNDGDYQNQKFDQLMDEAYAAPSTDAANAIYSQSQEILLNDLPAIPMYYDNAHGVAAKGVKGLAVDWQNLPVYSQLHK; this is encoded by the coding sequence ATGAAGAAACGAATGCTTGCGTTTGCCGCGTTGACATGCTCGCTGGCCATGGTTTTGGCCGGTTGCGGCGCATCGAACACAGCGGGGAGCGAAGACGGCAACGGGGTGATCACCGCCTTCGACACGGAGCCGCAGAATCTGCTCGTCCCCGGCAACACCAACGAGTCCGGCGGCGCCAGGCCCGGCACGTTGCTCTTCGCGGGTTTGGTATCGTTCGATGCCAAGGGCAAGGCTTCCAACGAGGTGGCCCAATCGATCGAGAGCAATGCGAACGCCACCCAATACACCGTCAAGCTCAAACCGGGCTGGAAGTTCAGCGACGGCACCCCGGTGACGTCGAAATCCTTCACCAGGGCCTGGAGCTATGTGGCCAATGTCAAGAACGCGCAGAAGTGCTCGTCCTTCCTCTCCACCGTCCAGGGCTATGACGATCTGCAGAAGGCCGGAAGCCTCAAGGGCGACGAGCAGCTTTCCGGTCTCAAAGACGTCGATGATTCCACCTTCACCGTCACCATGTCGAAGCCGGACGCGACCTTCCCGATCAAGGTCGGCTACCTCGCCTTCGCGCCGTTGCCGGAGTCGTTCTATAAGGACCCCAAGGCCTTCGGCAACGCTCCTATAGGCAACGGGCCCTACAAGCTGGAGGGCTGGAACCACAACACGGAAATCCGGCTGGTGCGCAACAAGCTGTACAAGGGCAATGTCAAGCCGAAGAACGAGGGCGTGACGTTCAAGATCTACACGAAGGTGGACGCGGCCTACGCCGATGTGCAGGGAAACAATCTTGACGTGCTCGACACGGTGCCCACCGCCGATGCCAAAAGCTTCAAAACCGACCAGAACGTACAGGCATACAACCAGCCCGGTTCGATCATCCAGATGTTCACGATCCCCTCGAACCTGCCGCATTTCGTGTCGGGCACGCAAGAGGGCACGTTGCGTCGTCAGGCCATTTCCAAGGCCATCGACAGACAGGGCATCATCGACAAGGTGCTCAACGGCACGGGTACGCAGCCGGTTGATTTCACCTCGCCCAAGACCCCGGGATTCTCCAAGGGCCTCAAGGGCAAGGACAACCTTGTCTATAACGCCGCCAAGGCCAAGGAACTGTGGGCCAAAGCCGATGCCATTTCCAAAGACAACGACAAGTTCACCATCTCCTACAACTCGGACGGCCCCTACAAGGCGATCTACGACGCCATGGTCAACTCCATCAAGAACACGCTGGGCATCGACGTGGCCGCCGACCCGATGCCGACCTTCCAGGAGTTCCGCAACGCCGTCGACAAGCGCAGTATCAAGGGCGGCTTCCGCTCCGGCTGGCAGCCTGACTATCCCTCGGCCGAGAACTATCTGTTCCAGGAATACGATTCCGCCGCGGCCCATGGCAGCGGTTCCAACGACGGGGATTACCAGAACCAGAAATTCGATCAGCTGATGGACGAGGCCTATGCGGCGCCTTCCACCGATGCCGCCAACGCCATCTACAGCCAATCGCAGGAGATTCTTTTGAACGACCTGCCTGCGATTCCCATGTATTACGATAATGCGCACGGTGTGGCCGCCAAGGGGGTCAAAGGCCTGGCCGTCGACTGGCAGAATCTGCCGGTTTATAGCCAATTGCATAAGTAA